A region of Staphylococcus sp. IVB6181 DNA encodes the following proteins:
- a CDS encoding siphovirus Gp157 family protein: protein MASLYNLSEGYKEVLDKMDEGFSFEDIKDTLDAIKADMDTKVDNIIGLKRSAEGDVEVIDKEIKRLQTLKKQKLNLAGKLKGYLQDMLEVQELTNYRTSKNYVFKKRNAPSKSVTDEKLIPKEYWLSQAPKLNAKQLTDDLKAGKEVPGAELKVTESLVIK from the coding sequence ATGGCTAGCTTATATAACTTATCTGAAGGTTACAAAGAAGTTTTAGACAAAATGGATGAAGGTTTTTCATTTGAAGATATTAAGGACACATTAGATGCAATTAAAGCTGATATGGACACTAAAGTTGATAACATTATCGGACTCAAACGATCAGCAGAGGGTGATGTTGAAGTTATAGACAAAGAAATCAAGCGTCTGCAAACTCTAAAAAAACAGAAGCTGAACCTTGCTGGTAAATTGAAAGGCTACCTACAGGACATGTTGGAGGTTCAAGAATTAACTAATTATCGTACCTCTAAAAACTATGTGTTTAAGAAGCGAAATGCACCGAGCAAATCAGTTACAGATGAAAAGTTAATCCCTAAAGAGTATTGGTTATCTCAAGCGCCTAAATTAAACGCTAAGCAACTGACAGACGACTTGAAAGCAGGCAAAGAGGTGCCGGGTGCTGAACTTAAAGTGACTGAAAGCCTGGTGATTAAATAA
- a CDS encoding phage portal protein, whose amino-acid sequence MGLFDSVFKRNSELEWMYDLELLQDTSKKAYLKQIALNTVVEMVARTISQSEFRVMKGNVKEKDQLYYQLNVQPNKNQNAVDFWQKFIYKLIIDDEVLVVKNDDGYFFIADDFYHEDELGLLPHKFTNVMINNFEFKRVFSMDDVIYLRYNNERLEQYSLGLFEDYGEIFGRMINLQLMNNQVRGTLNIDVTQMRGENKQQAIQEYIDMLFDSFKNNSIAIAPLTKGLSYEEHSSKGSSQGSQEFKELEELKRTILTDVARMIGVPPSLVLGEMADLEKTIDSYLKFCINPLLRKIESELNAKFFYSDEYLKEDKHIRVVGIDKRDPLQMSEAIDKLVSSGTFTRNQVRIMTGEEPADDQELDKFIITKNLQSADAFKGGDNNAESNSTV is encoded by the coding sequence ATGGGATTATTCGACAGTGTATTTAAACGTAATTCTGAGCTTGAATGGATGTACGATTTAGAACTCCTGCAAGATACAAGTAAAAAGGCTTATTTAAAGCAGATTGCACTAAATACAGTTGTGGAGATGGTAGCACGAACCATATCACAAAGCGAGTTCAGAGTGATGAAAGGTAATGTTAAAGAAAAAGACCAATTGTACTATCAATTGAATGTCCAACCAAATAAGAATCAAAACGCTGTCGATTTTTGGCAGAAATTTATTTACAAATTAATCATAGATGATGAAGTGCTTGTTGTTAAGAATGACGACGGGTACTTTTTTATTGCAGATGATTTTTATCATGAAGACGAATTAGGTTTATTACCGCATAAATTCACAAATGTTATGATTAATAATTTTGAGTTTAAACGTGTATTTTCAATGGATGATGTTATTTACTTACGCTATAACAACGAAAGGTTAGAACAGTATTCATTAGGTTTATTTGAAGATTACGGTGAAATTTTTGGCAGAATGATTAATCTACAGCTCATGAATAATCAAGTCAGAGGTACGTTAAATATTGATGTTACTCAAATGAGAGGAGAAAATAAACAACAAGCTATTCAAGAGTATATAGATATGTTGTTTGACTCATTTAAAAACAACTCTATTGCGATTGCACCTTTAACAAAAGGATTGAGTTATGAAGAGCATTCAAGTAAAGGTTCATCACAAGGCTCACAAGAGTTTAAGGAGCTTGAAGAATTGAAACGCACTATTTTAACAGATGTTGCGAGAATGATTGGCGTTCCTCCATCCTTAGTTCTAGGGGAAATGGCCGACCTTGAAAAAACAATTGATTCTTATCTTAAGTTCTGTATCAACCCTTTGCTGCGTAAAATTGAATCTGAATTGAATGCTAAATTTTTCTATTCAGATGAATACCTAAAAGAAGATAAACACATTCGTGTTGTAGGCATTGATAAGCGAGATCCATTACAAATGTCAGAAGCAATTGATAAATTAGTAAGCTCCGGTACATTTACACGCAATCAAGTCAGAATCATGACAGGCGAAGAACCGGCAGATGACCAAGAACTTGATAAATTTATTATCACTAAGAACTTACAAAGTGCTGACGCTTTCAAAGGAGGTGATAATAATGCAGAAAGTAATTCCACAGTTTAA
- a CDS encoding dUTPase, which translates to MTNTITVEQLKELLQIQKEFDDRIPTLNLEDSKVAYIVEFFEWFNTLETFKNWKKKPGKPLDVQLDELADLLAFGLSIVNQSCNEDEKEELVDNLYFWIQKREKGGKFDLSKKDNTLTIVKLLPLMILSDSDESVLDAVTSPFGYAKNYYSINQLGEAYKKKMQRNHDRQDGKADKDKGYV; encoded by the coding sequence ATGACTAACACAATCACAGTAGAACAATTAAAAGAGTTATTACAAATACAAAAGGAATTTGATGATCGCATTCCAACTTTAAACCTAGAAGATAGCAAAGTAGCTTACATTGTTGAATTCTTTGAATGGTTTAATACGCTTGAGACGTTTAAGAACTGGAAGAAGAAACCAGGCAAACCATTAGATGTACAGTTAGATGAATTGGCTGACTTATTGGCGTTTGGGTTGAGTATAGTGAATCAATCTTGTAACGAAGATGAAAAAGAAGAATTAGTAGACAATTTATATTTTTGGATTCAAAAAAGAGAAAAGGGTGGTAAATTCGATTTGTCTAAAAAAGATAACACGCTGACTATTGTTAAGTTACTCCCCCTTATGATTTTGAGTGATAGTGATGAATCTGTGTTAGATGCAGTTACTTCACCATTTGGCTACGCAAAAAATTACTATTCAATCAACCAACTTGGTGAAGCATACAAAAAGAAAATGCAACGTAATCACGATAGACAAGACGGTAAAGCAGATAAAGACAAAGGATATGTGTAA
- a CDS encoding phage/plasmid primase, P4 family has protein sequence MYEEIPIDLMERDTWVCWKIEETANGRKTKRPIDPNTGSYAKSNDSSTWSDYETAVEMSKNFDGIGFMLGDGIFGIDIDGVEKEIQEYLANEDVDNIVGEFIETMESYAEISPSGKGIHILVKGELPKGGRRRGNVEMYEELRFLTFTGFRIGRFKEVSEDEMGKINYLHNKYIAQSESETKQINNTKGTGNDLSAEELIDIAKKSKNGLRFTTLFEGDWTQFYDSQSEADMAFANDLAFWTARDAAKMDDIFRKSNLYRDKWDEMRGKDTYGNITINNAIDSCTNEFIPEKTENDFQIFIMDDAVKPVKKDKRYSYDDTGNAERLKDRFGSFIRYNYTSKNWMFYDGKRWRIDDAGKMKGLVDKVIAGLKNEKISDSYDGYDTEEIKKFRTRHWKDSRNHNKKENMLKECQHLLPVHNHVFDSDFKLFNTQNGYIDLITGQLLDHDKNKFFTKISKCEYTDNADCPKWEDFLNDIFLGNQELIKFIQRCVGYSLSGYTSEQVLFVLLGNGRNGKSVFLDIMNEVFGNYATNIRPQAIMANNQKSDASPEIAKLDGARFVTTTEPNEGDRFDEGLIKQLTGGDKVTARKLYENEFEFVPQLKLWMATNHKPYVRGTDEGIWRRFVIIPFDKQIPLKEVDKDLTNKLKKELPAIMKWCVEGYLEWQKIGLAEPQSVKAQRDEYRTEMDPIEMFIDECCRRRSETSQIKSSTLFQAYDAWAKENHQYRMTNTKFGKEMKGKFKWKKSNGVQYLGIELLQEYNPNFIKLNL, from the coding sequence ATGTATGAAGAAATTCCAATAGATTTAATGGAACGAGATACATGGGTCTGTTGGAAGATTGAAGAAACAGCTAATGGCCGAAAAACAAAAAGGCCTATAGATCCAAACACAGGCTCATATGCAAAAAGCAACGACTCCTCCACATGGAGTGATTACGAAACGGCAGTAGAAATGTCGAAGAATTTCGACGGCATCGGTTTTATGTTAGGTGATGGTATTTTCGGAATCGATATTGACGGTGTAGAAAAAGAAATACAGGAATATCTCGCTAATGAAGATGTAGACAATATTGTCGGGGAATTTATCGAAACAATGGAAAGTTATGCAGAAATATCTCCGAGCGGCAAAGGTATCCACATCTTAGTCAAAGGCGAATTGCCTAAAGGCGGAAGAAGACGCGGCAATGTAGAAATGTATGAAGAATTGAGATTTTTAACATTTACAGGTTTCCGCATCGGACGTTTTAAGGAAGTCTCAGAAGATGAAATGGGAAAGATTAACTACCTGCACAATAAATATATTGCTCAATCAGAATCGGAAACAAAGCAGATCAATAACACAAAAGGTACAGGCAATGATTTATCGGCAGAAGAATTGATTGATATAGCTAAAAAATCAAAAAACGGACTACGCTTTACCACATTGTTTGAAGGTGACTGGACACAGTTCTATGATTCCCAATCTGAAGCAGATATGGCTTTCGCCAACGATTTAGCTTTCTGGACTGCAAGAGATGCAGCGAAGATGGACGACATATTCAGAAAGTCCAACCTCTACCGCGACAAGTGGGATGAGATGAGAGGGAAAGACACTTACGGCAATATCACAATCAATAATGCAATCGATTCTTGTACGAATGAATTTATACCAGAAAAGACAGAAAATGATTTCCAGATTTTTATTATGGATGATGCAGTCAAACCTGTAAAAAAAGACAAACGTTATTCATACGACGACACAGGCAACGCAGAACGTCTTAAGGATAGGTTCGGAAGTTTTATACGTTACAACTACACTTCTAAAAATTGGATGTTCTACGACGGCAAACGTTGGCGTATTGATGACGCAGGCAAAATGAAAGGTTTAGTCGACAAAGTGATTGCCGGTTTGAAAAACGAAAAAATTTCAGATTCATATGACGGCTATGACACTGAAGAAATTAAAAAATTCAGAACACGACATTGGAAAGATTCGCGTAATCATAATAAAAAGGAAAACATGTTGAAAGAATGTCAGCACTTATTACCTGTCCACAATCATGTTTTTGATTCGGATTTTAAATTATTTAATACACAAAATGGCTACATTGATTTAATTACAGGTCAGTTGTTGGATCATGACAAAAATAAATTCTTCACAAAAATTTCTAAGTGCGAGTATACCGACAATGCAGATTGTCCGAAATGGGAAGACTTTTTAAACGACATTTTCTTAGGGAATCAAGAATTGATTAAATTTATTCAACGTTGTGTAGGTTATTCATTATCAGGATACACTTCAGAACAAGTTTTATTTGTATTACTTGGTAACGGAAGAAACGGCAAATCAGTATTTTTAGATATTATGAATGAAGTTTTTGGAAATTATGCAACTAACATTCGTCCACAGGCTATTATGGCAAACAATCAAAAATCGGATGCCAGTCCAGAAATTGCCAAGTTAGATGGTGCAAGATTCGTAACAACCACAGAGCCGAATGAAGGCGACCGATTCGATGAAGGATTAATCAAGCAGCTTACAGGCGGCGATAAAGTTACAGCACGTAAACTTTACGAAAATGAATTTGAATTTGTACCGCAATTGAAACTGTGGATGGCAACCAACCACAAGCCCTATGTACGCGGTACAGATGAAGGGATTTGGCGTAGGTTCGTCATTATACCTTTTGATAAGCAAATACCGCTTAAAGAGGTCGACAAAGATCTTACAAATAAATTAAAAAAAGAATTACCTGCCATTATGAAATGGTGTGTTGAGGGTTATCTTGAATGGCAGAAAATCGGATTGGCCGAACCACAAAGTGTCAAAGCGCAGAGAGATGAATATCGTACAGAAATGGATCCAATTGAAATGTTTATTGATGAATGCTGCAGACGCAGAAGCGAAACGTCTCAAATCAAAAGCAGTACGTTATTTCAAGCTTATGATGCATGGGCAAAAGAGAACCATCAGTATAGAATGACGAATACTAAATTCGGTAAAGAAATGAAGGGAAAATTTAAATGGAAAAAGTCAAACGGTGTTCAATATTTAGGAATAGAATTGTTGCAAGAGTACAATCCTAATTTTATTAAGCTTAATTTATAA
- a CDS encoding VRR-NUC domain-containing protein, whose amino-acid sequence MTEQDIQNLIRIAASKENVIFRANVGKVRTADGRFFDTGLPQGFCDLFGFRPDGQIFFIEVKKPGGKIRDKQIKFIETVKKRGALAGVAYSVDDAIKIIEGDIN is encoded by the coding sequence ATGACAGAACAAGATATACAAAATTTAATACGAATTGCTGCATCAAAAGAAAACGTTATCTTCAGAGCAAATGTGGGCAAAGTACGTACGGCAGACGGAAGATTTTTTGATACAGGTTTGCCTCAAGGTTTTTGTGATTTATTTGGTTTCAGACCAGATGGACAGATATTTTTTATAGAAGTTAAGAAACCCGGCGGAAAAATTAGAGATAAGCAAATTAAGTTTATTGAAACAGTTAAAAAAAGAGGTGCGCTTGCAGGTGTTGCTTATTCTGTGGACGATGCAATCAAAATTATAGAAGGTGATATTAATTGA
- a CDS encoding terminase TerL endonuclease subunit, producing the protein MKIPKHVTNYIEKIKDGTVIANKKRIELVEFLETHILTRDDLYFDTQKIEDYIKFSEKWFFELRDFQKFISCFVFLYEEQTLTPYFSEFFISMARGGGKNGYISTLGAFFMTPLHGIPKYNMSVVANSEKQAKVSFEEIHDMIESNDLAISKEKPNNPFYLSKVYVEGLSTKSQFLFDTSNEKTKDGAREGCIFFDEIHAYEKDTIINIKRSGLGKVAHPRTFYIGTDGYVRDGFLDRLKERANNVLKGESVEDRLFPFICKIDEKDELDNPDVWEKANPMFEKPMNAYGQQLFKEVKQQYLTLKFNPSGRPEFMTKRMNMPETDSQSVVAPWDDVLATNRAMPPMENEECIGGLDYASLKDFAAVGLLFRDGEDYVWKTHSFARKAFLNEYQLKPPIREWEQQGLLTIVDEPTIHPQHIIDWFLDAQQNYGLKKVIADNFRMDLLRPMFEENGIDYEVVKNTRAIQSLLAPRVEDMFAQHHIIFGDNPLMRWYTGNVVVKIDKYGNKTYEKKEPIRRKTDGFQALIHALYRADELKASTIDEEIDFLRGLKF; encoded by the coding sequence ATGAAGATACCAAAGCATGTGACAAATTATATAGAGAAAATTAAAGACGGCACTGTCATTGCTAATAAAAAGCGTATCGAATTGGTAGAATTCCTTGAAACGCATATTTTAACACGAGACGATTTGTACTTTGATACTCAAAAAATCGAGGATTATATTAAATTCAGTGAAAAATGGTTTTTTGAATTACGAGACTTTCAAAAATTTATATCTTGCTTTGTTTTCTTATACGAAGAGCAGACACTCACACCGTACTTTTCCGAATTCTTTATCTCTATGGCACGTGGCGGAGGTAAGAATGGTTATATCAGTACCCTCGGCGCATTCTTCATGACTCCGTTACATGGCATTCCCAAATATAACATGTCTGTTGTGGCTAATAGTGAAAAGCAAGCTAAAGTATCTTTCGAAGAAATACACGATATGATTGAAAGTAATGATTTAGCTATTAGTAAAGAAAAACCTAACAACCCTTTCTATCTAAGTAAAGTATATGTAGAAGGTCTTTCAACTAAATCACAATTTCTTTTTGACACATCAAATGAAAAAACAAAAGACGGCGCGCGTGAAGGGTGCATTTTCTTTGATGAAATCCATGCTTACGAGAAAGACACGATTATCAATATCAAGCGAAGTGGTTTAGGTAAGGTTGCACATCCGCGCACATTCTATATTGGGACTGATGGTTATGTCAGAGATGGATTTTTAGATCGTTTGAAAGAACGTGCTAATAACGTACTTAAAGGTGAATCAGTGGAAGACAGATTGTTTCCGTTTATCTGCAAAATAGACGAAAAAGATGAACTTGATAACCCTGATGTGTGGGAAAAGGCTAATCCGATGTTTGAAAAACCAATGAATGCTTATGGACAGCAACTTTTCAAAGAAGTTAAACAACAATATTTAACACTTAAGTTTAATCCTTCAGGACGTCCTGAATTCATGACTAAGCGAATGAATATGCCAGAAACAGATTCTCAAAGTGTTGTCGCACCGTGGGATGATGTTCTTGCAACTAATCGTGCAATGCCGCCTATGGAGAATGAAGAGTGTATAGGTGGTCTCGACTATGCAAGTTTAAAAGACTTCGCAGCAGTTGGGTTGTTATTCAGAGATGGTGAGGATTATGTATGGAAAACACATTCATTTGCGCGTAAAGCATTTTTAAATGAGTATCAATTAAAACCGCCAATTAGAGAATGGGAACAACAAGGGCTACTCACGATTGTGGACGAACCTACCATACATCCGCAGCATATCATCGATTGGTTTTTAGATGCGCAACAAAACTATGGATTAAAGAAAGTGATAGCAGATAACTTCCGTATGGATCTGTTGCGTCCGATGTTTGAAGAAAATGGTATTGATTATGAAGTTGTAAAAAACACACGTGCCATTCAGTCACTGCTAGCACCGCGTGTGGAAGATATGTTTGCGCAACATCATATTATATTTGGAGATAATCCGCTTATGCGCTGGTATACAGGGAATGTGGTTGTCAAAATTGATAAGTACGGTAATAAAACGTATGAAAAGAAAGAACCTATCCGACGTAAAACAGATGGATTCCAAGCACTTATTCACGCGTTGTATAGAGCGGATGAATTGAAAGCATCGACAATTGATGAAGAAATTGACTTCTTAAGAGGTCTAAAATTTTAG
- a CDS encoding DEAD/DEAH box helicase, which yields MSEVARRATEKGNRVLFCVHRIELVNQIKQTFKANDVDMNLCHVGMVQTIRNRVKRGTEPEPSIILVDEAHHSLAKTYKDIFNAFPNAFIFGFTATPYRMNGKGFTEIFQELITGKSVKWLIDNERLAPFKYYSVNLINSDELKKASTGDYKNDSIDKAMKPTIYGDVVENYRKFAEDKKTIIYTHNIESSIRVAEKFNQSGYRALQVDGKTPKDERHQAMELFRSGKVKILVNAELYGEGVDVPDCQCVILLRPTKSLTLFIQQTMRSMRYQPNKTAIIIDHVGNYMRHGLPDTNHEWDEHFKGLKKNKKENTIMAKECPECLSVIPAAHSECPYCGYEWPPLEREDYKVDENAELEEVGSSFVLEMRKPEDCKSVEELYEVARNLGYKPGWAYVQAKRLGMLG from the coding sequence ATGTCAGAAGTTGCAAGAAGAGCAACGGAGAAAGGTAATAGAGTTTTGTTTTGCGTCCACAGAATAGAGCTTGTAAATCAAATTAAACAAACCTTTAAGGCTAATGATGTTGACATGAATTTATGTCATGTAGGTATGGTCCAAACTATAAGAAATAGAGTTAAACGAGGAACCGAACCTGAACCTTCAATTATATTGGTGGATGAAGCACACCACTCTCTCGCTAAAACTTATAAAGATATTTTCAATGCATTTCCTAACGCTTTTATTTTTGGGTTTACAGCGACTCCTTATCGAATGAATGGCAAAGGTTTTACTGAAATATTTCAAGAATTAATTACAGGTAAATCCGTTAAATGGTTAATTGACAACGAGCGATTAGCACCTTTCAAATATTACTCAGTCAACTTAATCAATAGTGATGAGTTGAAGAAAGCATCCACAGGTGATTATAAAAACGACTCGATAGATAAAGCAATGAAACCGACTATCTATGGTGATGTGGTCGAGAATTATCGTAAATTTGCGGAAGACAAAAAAACAATTATATACACACATAACATTGAATCCAGTATACGTGTTGCAGAGAAATTTAATCAATCAGGTTATCGTGCATTACAAGTAGATGGAAAAACACCGAAAGATGAGAGACATCAAGCAATGGAGTTGTTCAGAAGTGGAAAGGTAAAAATTCTAGTAAATGCTGAGTTATATGGTGAGGGTGTTGATGTTCCGGATTGTCAATGTGTCATATTGCTACGACCGACGAAATCACTCACATTATTTATTCAACAGACCATGCGTTCAATGAGATATCAACCTAATAAAACGGCAATCATCATTGATCATGTAGGTAATTATATGAGGCACGGGCTGCCTGATACTAACCATGAATGGGATGAACACTTTAAAGGCCTTAAGAAAAATAAAAAAGAAAACACTATTATGGCTAAAGAATGTCCAGAGTGTTTAAGTGTCATCCCTGCAGCACATTCAGAGTGTCCTTACTGCGGTTACGAATGGCCTCCGCTAGAGCGCGAAGATTATAAAGTTGATGAAAATGCAGAATTAGAAGAAGTCGGCAGCAGTTTTGTATTGGAAATGCGTAAACCTGAAGATTGCAAGTCAGTTGAAGAATTATACGAAGTTGCAAGAAATTTAGGATATAAGCCTGGTTGGGCTTATGTACAAGCAAAAAGATTAGGAATGTTGGGGTGA
- the rinB gene encoding transcriptional activator RinB, with protein sequence MIKPILKIILTLTLYEAAKYITEQLIIYRTQNDDVEAPADFDINDHIHLNDLKAEVSD encoded by the coding sequence ATGATTAAACCGATACTCAAAATTATCTTAACGCTTACACTATACGAAGCAGCTAAATACATCACTGAACAACTTATCATTTACCGTACACAGAACGATGATGTGGAAGCACCTGCAGACTTCGATATAAACGATCACATACATCTTAATGATTTAAAAGCAGAGGTGAGTGATTAA
- a CDS encoding DUF669 domain-containing protein: MTNFTLNMEDTFDGGIQDGTYEVVITKCEENATQSGTEHVDMRLTIRNDIDQKFKNNIVFHKIWKAKATGKYDMRFFNTIGAAAQLQQGKQYSSIEELFKDFLGKPVRVTVKNETSEYNGKTYENLNVKRWEKTKFPELAHKFKTEDGGNPFAGADVIDDNEDYPF; encoded by the coding sequence ATGACAAACTTTACTTTAAACATGGAAGATACTTTTGATGGTGGTATTCAAGACGGAACTTACGAGGTAGTAATTACAAAATGTGAAGAAAATGCGACACAAAGCGGAACAGAACATGTGGATATGCGATTAACAATCAGAAACGATATTGATCAGAAATTTAAAAACAACATTGTCTTTCATAAAATTTGGAAAGCAAAAGCAACAGGCAAATACGATATGCGTTTCTTTAATACAATCGGTGCTGCTGCTCAATTGCAACAAGGCAAGCAATACTCATCAATTGAAGAATTATTCAAAGATTTCTTAGGTAAACCCGTACGTGTCACTGTTAAAAATGAAACATCAGAATATAACGGCAAAACTTATGAAAATCTTAATGTGAAACGTTGGGAGAAAACGAAATTCCCTGAGCTTGCACACAAATTCAAAACAGAAGATGGCGGAAATCCATTTGCAGGTGCAGATGTGATTGACGATAACGAAGACTACCCATTCTAA
- a CDS encoding SA1788 family PVL leukocidin-associated protein produces MGKFIYKGETIEIGTQKILYASQNLKVSSKNLQERFDKGWDIEDALKYNFKHVMYKGKICRKIKHKGLTFYIVAEDLKRSKVPPQTIIKYLNDGHIMDDILPLETEFYIVEHEKDALRNLVYKDRLRKERQKEQAEARKRAERPWLYDGTPQSVEAGPWYLHLCENDLIVKAVR; encoded by the coding sequence ATGGGAAAATTTATTTATAAAGGTGAAACGATTGAGATTGGAACACAAAAAATCTTATATGCATCTCAAAATTTAAAAGTATCTTCTAAAAATTTGCAAGAAAGATTTGATAAAGGTTGGGATATAGAAGATGCGCTTAAATACAATTTCAAACACGTGATGTACAAAGGGAAAATATGCCGAAAGATTAAACATAAAGGACTCACTTTTTATATCGTAGCTGAAGATTTGAAAAGGTCTAAAGTGCCGCCGCAAACAATTATTAAATATTTAAATGACGGGCATATTATGGACGATATTTTACCGCTGGAAACAGAGTTTTATATTGTGGAACATGAAAAAGATGCTTTGCGAAATTTGGTTTATAAGGACCGTTTACGCAAAGAACGTCAAAAAGAACAAGCAGAAGCACGCAAAAGAGCAGAGCGTCCTTGGTTATACGACGGTACACCTCAGAGTGTAGAAGCTGGTCCTTGGTACTTACACCTATGTGAAAATGATTTAATAGTAAAGGCGGTGCGCTAA
- a CDS encoding DUF3310 domain-containing protein, whose translation MEIHELTPGQEVVVYYVGTVEEMSVPNFEKPKAKIRLEDNTSIHICDTNYFDLLNSEDSEKVPDHYSGQTDVIEFTRQQFTKDEWIASMKFNIIKYATRLGRKDALDKELDKIIDYAQRLKEGL comes from the coding sequence ATGGAAATACACGAGTTAACTCCTGGGCAAGAGGTTGTAGTGTACTATGTAGGCACTGTGGAAGAAATGAGCGTACCGAATTTTGAAAAACCGAAAGCAAAAATCAGATTAGAAGATAATACTTCAATTCATATTTGTGATACAAACTACTTCGATTTATTAAATTCAGAAGATTCAGAAAAAGTACCTGATCATTATTCTGGTCAAACAGATGTAATTGAATTTACACGTCAACAATTTACTAAAGATGAGTGGATTGCATCAATGAAGTTTAACATCATCAAATACGCCACAAGACTAGGTCGTAAAGACGCATTAGATAAAGAGCTGGATAAAATCATCGATTATGCGCAACGTCTCAAGGAAGGGCTTTAA
- a CDS encoding AAA family ATPase → MSFNITSAKDIQTDKATYLIYAKPGTGKTHTLNFLPGRTLYINVDKSERPLKGNENIDILEFNTHEAWKEWGELMKWLADNKEILNQYDTIAIDNISELFRSMLANLGRNGKNERVPEMSHYQRVDFFTIDSLRFLQSLKKRLVFLAWETNYENYTPAGQQITQAVPDIRKTIRDNVAGLCQVVARLVFNEKSGKRGFILTPSNNVFAKNQLDNREHCLQEDLFKVGDDNNGD, encoded by the coding sequence ATGAGTTTTAACATTACAAGCGCTAAAGATATTCAGACAGACAAAGCAACTTATCTTATTTATGCGAAACCTGGAACAGGAAAAACACACACATTGAATTTCTTACCAGGCAGAACATTATATATCAATGTGGACAAATCAGAACGTCCATTAAAAGGTAACGAAAATATCGATATCTTAGAATTTAATACCCACGAAGCTTGGAAAGAGTGGGGCGAATTAATGAAATGGTTAGCGGACAATAAAGAAATTCTTAACCAATACGACACTATCGCTATCGACAACATTTCAGAATTGTTTAGATCAATGTTAGCAAACTTAGGGCGTAATGGTAAAAACGAACGTGTACCAGAGATGAGTCATTACCAACGTGTAGACTTCTTCACTATTGATAGTTTGCGTTTCCTACAAAGTTTAAAAAAACGTTTAGTATTTCTTGCTTGGGAAACGAATTATGAAAACTACACGCCTGCAGGGCAACAAATTACGCAAGCTGTACCAGATATACGTAAAACCATTCGCGACAACGTAGCAGGTCTTTGCCAAGTCGTAGCGAGATTAGTGTTTAACGAGAAGTCTGGCAAACGTGGCTTTATACTAACGCCAAGCAATAACGTCTTTGCTAAAAATCAATTAGACAACAGAGAACATTGCTTGCAAGAGGATTTGTTTAAGGTAGGTGATGACAATAATGGCGACTAA
- a CDS encoding HNH endonuclease, giving the protein MSEYSDYIDRRDENRKFYMRAKWRKTREQVLKRDHYECVHCKAEGKLTINQHQSLEVDHIIPLEERPDLAYDLSNLQSLCNSCHSRKHGRFAFNPNNKKNKYDDEKW; this is encoded by the coding sequence ATGAGCGAGTATTCAGATTATATAGACAGACGTGATGAGAACCGTAAGTTCTATATGCGGGCAAAGTGGCGTAAGACACGTGAGCAAGTATTGAAACGCGATCATTATGAATGTGTGCATTGCAAAGCAGAAGGTAAACTCACGATTAATCAACACCAATCTTTGGAAGTGGACCATATCATACCTTTAGAAGAAAGGCCGGATTTAGCATATGACTTAAGTAATCTGCAAAGCCTTTGTAATAGTTGTCATTCTCGTAAGCATGGTCGTTTCGCATTCAATCCAAATAATAAAAAGAATAAGTACGATGATGAAAAATGGTGA